The sequence GACAAGGCGCATGAGGTTTCCAATTGCCGGGCGCGACGTCAGGCCTTCAGAACCGCCAGCGCCTCATTCAGGTCTATGGCCCCATCATAGAGCGCCCGGCCAGAAATCGCGCCATTAAGCGGCGCGCCGCAGGATTTCAGCGCCCTGAGGTCGTCCAGAGAGGACACGCCGCCAGAGGCAATCACAGGGATGCTGACCGCATTGGCCAGATCAGCGGTGGCCTCCACATTCGGACCCTTCATCGCGCCATCGCGCAGAATGTCGGTATAGATGATCGCGGCAACGCCCGCGTCCTCAAACGACTTGGCGAGGTCGGTGACCATCACGTCGGTCTCCTCGGCCCAGCCCTTGGTGGCAACCTTGCCATTGCGGGCGTCGATGCCGACCGCGACCTTGCCGGGGAATTCCCGCGCCGCCTCGCGCACCAGGTCCGGGTTCTCCACCGCCACGGTGCCCAGGATGACCCGCGCCAGACCCTTGCCGATCCAGCGCTCGATGGTGGCCATGTCGCGGA is a genomic window of Leisingera caerulea DSM 24564 containing:
- the hisA gene encoding 1-(5-phosphoribosyl)-5-[(5-phosphoribosylamino)methylideneamino]imidazole-4-carboxamide isomerase, which gives rise to MILYPAIDLKDGQAVRLLHGEMDKTTVFNDNPAAQALEFVEAGCEWLHLVDLNGAFAGEPVNAAPVEEILKQTKVPAQLGGGIRDMATIERWIGKGLARVILGTVAVENPDLVREAAREFPGKVAVGIDARNGKVATKGWAEETDVMVTDLAKSFEDAGVAAIIYTDILRDGAMKGPNVEATADLANAVSIPVIASGGVSSLDDLRALKSCGAPLNGAISGRALYDGAIDLNEALAVLKA